One Helianthus annuus cultivar XRQ/B chromosome 7, HanXRQr2.0-SUNRISE, whole genome shotgun sequence genomic region harbors:
- the LOC110868552 gene encoding nucleobase-ascorbate transporter 12 — protein MPQSSDPKNRPKPAPISPGTDSTGSPAIPPSSWAKRTGFRPRFSGETNASDSGQINRSPVNGGAPVVANSDKDETVKKKRESESGAGRLPAKPVAKSGAAETAAPAPAPAPAQASQRAVRNDDVENALPQIVEEEFVSHHPHMKYELRDTPGLVPIGFYGFQHYLSMLGSLVLIPLVIVPAMGGDHEDTSMVVSTVLFISGITTLLQANFGSRLPLIQGPSFVFLAPALAIINSPEFLGLNGNNFKHIMKELQGAIIIASAFQALLGYSGLMALLLRLINPVVVSPTIAAVGLSFYSYGFPQMGACLEIGMVQILLVIIFSLYLRKVSVLGHRIFLIYAVPLGLAITWAMSFLLTEAGAYKYDGCDVNIPTSNMLSDHCRKHVARMKSCRADTSHALKSSPWFRFPYPLQWGTPVFNWKMSIVMCVVSFISAVDSVGSYHASSLLVASRPPTPGVVSRGIGLEGLCSVLAGLWGTGTGSTSLTENVHTIAVTKMGSRKAVELGAGVLIVLSLLGKVGGFIASIPQVMVAGLLCIMWAMLAALGLSNLRYSEAGSSRNIIIIGLSLFFSLSVPAYFQQYGLTPNSNSSVPFYFQPYIVASHGPFRSQYGGLNYVMNTLLSFHMVIAFLVAIVLDNTVPGSKQERGVYVWCEPESARREPAVAKDYGLPFRVGRMFRWVRWVGL, from the exons ATGCCGCAAAGCTCCGACCCGAAAAACCGCCCCAAACCTGCTCCAATCTCTCCAGGTACAGACTCCACCGGTTCACCGGCAATACCTCCGTCTTCCTGGGCCAAACGCACCGGTTTTCGCCCTAGGTTTTCCGGCGAGACCAATGCTAGTGATTCCGGTCAAATTAACCGGTCTCCGGTCAACGGTGGTGCTCCGGTGGTGGCTAATTCGGATAAGGATGAGACAGTGAAGAAGAAGAGGGAGTCTGAGAGTGGTGCTGGCCGGTTGCCGGCTAAACCGGTGGCTAAAAGTGGTGCTGCTGAGACGGCGGCTCCGGCTCCGGCTCCGGCGCCGGCTCAGGCTAGCCAGAGAGCGGTTAGGAATGATGACGTGGAAAATGCGTTGCCGCAAATAGTTGAGGAGGAATTTGTGTCGCATCATCCGCATATGAAGTATGAGCTTAGAGATACTCCTGGTCttg TTCCGATTGGTTTCTATGGATTTCAACACTATTTATCAATGTTGGGTTCGCTGGTTTTAATTCCTCTTGTGATCGTTCCGGCTATGGGTGGTGACCAT GAAGATACATCTATGGTGGTATCCACTGTGCTATTTATATCCGGAATCACCACACTTCTACAAGCAAATTtcggatcaagattaccactcaTACAAGGTCCGTCTTTCGTGTTTCTTGCACCTGCACTCGCGATAATAAACTCCCCGGAGTTTCTCGGATTAAATGGCAAT AATTTCAAGCATATAATGAAGGAGCTTCAGGGGGCTATAATTATTGCATCAGCTTTTCAAGCGTTACTCGGATACAGTGGACTAATGGCACTACTCTTGAG ATTGATTAACCCCGTGGTTGTATCCCCAACTATTGCTGCTGTCGGACTTTCGTTCTACAGTTATGGTTTCCCGCAGATGGGTGCGTGTCTTGAGATCGGCATGGTGCAGATTCTATTGGTTATTATTTTTTCTTTA TACCTACGCAAGGTATCTGTTTTGGGACACCGGATATTTCTAATTTATGCT GTACCGTTGGGTCTGGCTATTACATGGGCCATGTCTTTTCTTCTAACCGAAGCAGGAGCCTACAAGTACGATGGCTGTGACGTAAATATACCAACCTCAAATATGTTATCCGATCACTGCAGAAAACACGTGGCCAGGATGAAAAGTTGTCGAGCCGATACTTCCCACGCTTTAAAATCTTCCCCCTGGTTCAGATTCCCATACCCGTTACAATGGGGAACACCCGTTTTCAACTGGAAAATGTCTATCGTCATGTGTGTTGTGTCGTTTATTTCCGCTGTTGACTCG GTTGGGTCGTACCATGCATCGTCTTTATTAGTGGCATCTAGGCCTCCTACACCGGGTGTCGTGAGCCGTGGGATCGGTCTTGAGGGTCTGTGTAGCGTCTTGGCTGGCTTGTGGGGCACCGGGACCGGTTCAACTTCTCTGACGGAAAACGTGCACACAATTGCTGTCACTAAAATGGGGAGTCGTAAAGCGGTTGAGCTTGGAGCCGGTGTTTTGATTGTATTGTCCCTCCTAG GTAAAGTAGGAGGGTTTATTGCATCAATACCGCAAGTAATGGTTGCGGGCTTGCTATGCATTATGTGGGCCATGCTAGCAGCATTGGGCTTATCAAATTTACGTTACAGCGAGGCCGGAAGCTCCCGCAACATTATCATTATTGGGCTTTCTTTGTTTTTCTCACTATCAGTTCCAGCTTACTTCCAGCAATACGGTCTCACCCCAAATTCCAACTCATCTGTTCCTTTTTACTTTCAGCCTTACATCGTTGCTTCTCACGGTCCATTTCGTTCACAGTATGGAGGG TTAAATTATGTGATGAACACGTTGCTGTCCTTCCACATGGTGATAGCGTTCCTAGTAGCCATAGTTTTGGACAACACGGTGCCCGGGAGTAAGCAAGAACGAGGGGTGTACGTGTGGTGTGAACCGGAGTCAGCTCGAAGGGAGCCGGCGGTTGCTAAAGACTACGGGTTACCGTTTAGAGTTGGAAGGATGTTTCGATGGGTTAGATGGGTTGGCCTCTAG